A portion of the Fulvia fulva chromosome 1, complete sequence genome contains these proteins:
- a CDS encoding Cytochrome b5 reductase 4 yields MGLLALGALLLGILYIVYTNPKMLRNWLPGWLATDQQKDNNVEIIVKTNEKDAKSPAGSEQTISDQDASEETTPKAKPSKPEVEVPTFTLSGNDHENDPESDTEPSVPSFPAANSAQRASAMPPPPKPAVKSSPGLMAPPARPVAAPRASPAAGLRVPTTGPLPNRGPPVGSQQRVSNGLSPNGAVKTPNARGKVLLSPGHSPMDWAALTKSGNISGVSSFQRVTPSQLKSMTGRKGKPAWSSWQGKVYNITPYLPFHPGGEAELMKAAGRDGTKLFMEVHPWVNWENMLSTCLVGVLVPEDYAKSSLEDMD; encoded by the coding sequence ATGGGCCTGTTGGCTCTTGGAGCTCTATTATTGGGCATACTGTATATCGTCTACACGAATCCGAAGATGCTACGAAACTGGTTACCTGGCTGGCTCGCCACCGACCAGCAAAAGGACAACAATGTCGAGATAATCGTCAAGACAAATGAGAAGGATGCCAAATCTCCAGCAGGTTCCGAGCAGACCATTTCAGATCAAGATGCCTCTGAAGAGACTACGCCGAAAGCAAAGCCATCGAAACCCGAAGTCGAAGTTCCTACATTCACCTTGAGTGGCAACGACCATGAAAACGACCCAGAAAGCGACACCGAACCGTCAGTGCCATCCTTCCCAGCGGCTAACAGTGCCCAACGAGCATCAGCCATGCCTCCGCCACCCAAGCCGGCTGTCAAGAGCAGTCCCGGTCTTATGGCTCCACCAGCACGACCTGTCGCTGCTCCAAGAGCAAGTCCAGCAGCAGGCCTTCGAGTGCCGACCACGGGACCTCTCCCAAACCGTGGACCGCCTGTTGGCAGTCAGCAGCGTGTGAGCAATGGTCTTTCGCCGAACGGCGCAGTGAAGACGCCAAACGCTCGAGGCAAAGTACTTCTTTCACCTGGCCACTCCCCAATGGACTGGGCAGCATTGACCAAAAGCGGCAACATCAGCGGCGTGAGCAGCTTCCAGCGAGTGACGCCTAGTCAGCTGAAGTCGATGACAGGGAGGAAAGGAAAGCCGGCATGGAGTAGTTGGCAAGGGAAGGTGTACAATATTACACCGTATCTACCGTTCCACCCTGGTGGCGAAGCCGAGCTCATGAAAGCTGCTGGTCGTGATGGCACGAAGCTCTTCATGGAAGTGCATCCTTGGGTGAACTGGGAGAACATGCTGAGCACTTGCCTTGTTGGTGTGCTCGTGCCTGAAGATTATGCCAAGTCTTCGTTGGAGGACATGGACTGA
- a CDS encoding putative quinate permease translates to MAPVGGGSQFDQAALQRRQALQGRAGPAALVRNARVFGIACFACLGGLLYGYNQGVFSGVLTMTSFNDHMGVWTRDQTKKGWLTAILELGAWVGCLYSGFLAEILSRKFAILINTAIFIIGVVVQTTAVTGVGASAILGGRFITGMGVGSLSMIVPMYNAEVAPPEVRGALVGLQQLAITTGIMISFWIDYGTNYIGGTGPGQHDAAWLVPLALQLVPAVLLGVGMIFMPFSPRWLEHHGREADARKTLASLRGLPQDHELIELEYLEIKAQSLFEKRSIAEQFPGLADGSAWNTVKLQFIAIGSLFKTMPMFRRVVLATVTMFFQQWTGINAILYYAPQIFAGLGLSSNTTSLLATGVVGIAMWLATFPAVAYVDKLGRKPILVSGAIGMATCHIIIAVIVAKNQSDWESHSAAGWAAVAMVWLFVVFFGYSWGPCAWIVIAEIWPISQRPYGIALGASSNWMNNFIVGQVTPDMLTGMTYGTYLFFGILTFLGAGFIWFAFPETKGLSLEEMDVLFGSVGLCCGGP, encoded by the exons ATGGCTCCAGTCGGCGGCGGCTCGCAGTTCGACCAAGCGGCTCTGCAAAGGCGACAGGCTTTACAGGGTCGTGCGGGACCAGCAGCACTTGTCAGAAATGCCAGAGTCTTCGGCATCGCATGCTTCGCGTGCCTGGGAGGTCTTCTCTATGGGTACAACCAAGGAGTCTTCAGCGGTGTTCTGACGATGACCTCGTTCAATGATC ATATGGGAGTATGGACCAGAGACCAAACGAAGAAAGGCTGGCTCACTGCCATTCTTGAGCTCGGAGCCTGGGTCGGGTGTTTGTACTCTGGATTCCTGGCCGAGATCTTGTCGCGCAAATTCGCCATTCTCATCAACACTGCCATTTTCATCATTGGTGTCGTCGTCCAGACTACTGCAGTAACCGGTGTCGGCGCAAGTGCCATCCTTGGCGGACGTTTCATCACGGGTATGGGCGTTGGTTCCCTTTCAATGATTGTCCCCATGTATAACGCCGAAGTTGCTCCTCCTGAGGTCAGAGGTGCTCTTGTCGGCCTCCAACAGCTCGCTATCACCACAGGTATCATGATCTCCTTCTGGATTGACTACGGCACGAACTACATCGGCGGCACCGGCCCAGGCCAACACGACGCAGCCTGGCTTGTTCCCCTAGCTCTTCAGCTCGTCCCAGCAGTCCTGCTCGGTGTCGGCATGATCTTCATGCCCTTCTCCCCAAGATGGCTCGAGCACCACGGCCGCGAAGCAGATGCGAGGAAGACGCTCGCAAGCCTCCGCGGTCTACCACAAGACCATGAACTGATCGAGCTGGAGTATCTTGAGATCAAGGCCCAGTCGCTTTTTGAAAAGAGGTCCATTGCGGAGCAGTTCCCGGGCCTTGCGGATGGTTCTGCTTGGAACACGGTTAAGTTGCAATTTATTGCGATTGGTTCGTTGTTCAAGACGATGCCGATGTTCAGAAGGGTTGTGTTGGCGACCGTTACGATGTTCTTTCAGCAGTGGACTG GTATCAATGCCATCCTCTACTACGCGCCGCAG ATCTTTGCTGGTCTCGGATTGTCTTCGAATACCACATCCCTCCTCGCAACTGGCGTAGTCGGCATCGCTATGTGGCTCGCCACCTTCCCAGCCGTAGCCTACGTCGACAAGCTCGGCCGCAAGCCCATCCTCGTCTCCGGCGCCATCGGCATGGCGACCTGCCACATCATCATCGCCGTCATCGTCGCAAAGAACCAAAGCGACTGGGAATCCCACTCAGCAGCAGGCTGGGCCGCAGTCGCGATGGTCTGGCTCTTCGTAGTCTTCTTCGGATACTCCTGGGGACCTTGCGCCTGGATCGTCATTGCGGAAATCTGGCCAATCTCGCAAAGACCATATGGTATCGCTCTCGGTGCTTCGTCCAACTGGATGAACAACTTCATCGTGGGGCAGGTGACGCCTGATATGCTGACGGGTATGACGTACGGGACCTACCTCTTCTTTGGTATTCTGACATTCCTTGGAGCTGGATTTATATGGTTCGCGTTCCCGGAGACCAAGGGGCTGTCGCTGGAGGAGATGGATGTGCTATTTGGATCTGTTGGGCTTTGCTGCGGCGGACCATGA
- a CDS encoding putative exo-1,4-beta-xylosidase bxlB, with protein sequence MAAFFITSALALAGSAVAQLEGRGFPDCGNGPLKNNTVCDTTADPLTRATALINAFTLQEKLNNTGSTSPGVPRLGLRAYTWWQEALHGVADSPGVNFSDSGPFRYATSFPQPILMGAAFDDDLIRDVATVISTEARAFNNDDRAGLDFWTPNINPFKDSRWGRGQETPGEDPYHLSSYVAALIEGLQGDRNDKYKRLVATCKHFVAYDLENWNGNYRYQFDAQVNQQDLVEYYMPAFQQCARDSNVGAFMCSYNALNGVPTCADPWLLQTILREKWNWTSEQQWVTSDCDSIQNVYLPHEYGSSREEAVALSLKAGTDIDCGTYYQEHLPGAYEQGLINVTDLDTALIRQYSSLVRLGYFDGDAVPYRSLAWDDVNTPHAQQLAHKAAVEGITLLKNDGLLPLPISNGTSIALIGPWANATEQMLGNYDGIPPYFHSPLYAAQQTGATVNYAAGPGTLDPTTNSWLNVWAAANKSDIIVFAGGIDNSVEAEEMDRVTIAWSAPQLDMIGQLATYGKPVIVLQMGAGQLDSTPLINNANVSALLWGGYPGQDGGVALFDIITGKSAPAGRLPTTQYPARYTSQVPMTDMTLRPNSTTGSPGRTYMWYNEVPVFEFGYGLHYTNFTASIETPSSPSSYSYSNSNSNSASSASYDISTLTTTCTTPYPDLCPFTTFPITITNTGTTESDYVALGFLAGTHGPAPRPNKRLVSYQRLHNLTAGESQTAHLNLTLGSLARVDEMGNKVLYPGEYALLVDTQPLAMVNFTLGGEEKVLDEWPQPPADRVKFPRAKDQYFVGGYGSEQVLE encoded by the exons ATGGCGGCCTTCTTCATCACTTCTGCCTTGGCATTGGCAGGCTCGGCTGTTGCGCAGCTCGAAGGTCGAGGCTTTCCAGATTGTGGCAATGGACCGTTGAAGAATAACACTGTTTGCGATACTACCGCGGACCCATTGACGAGAGCGACTGCTTTGATCAATGCCTTTACATTGCAGGAAAAG CTCAACAACACTGGCTCGACTTCTCCCGGAGTTCCTCGACTTGGACTACGCGCCTACACATGGTGGCAAGAAGCACTGCATGGTGTTGCAGATTCGCCGGGTGTTAACTTCTCGGACTCTGGGCCATTCCGCTATGCAACATCGTTCCCACAGCCGATCTTGATGGGAGCTGCGTTCGACGATGATTTGATCCGAGACGTGGCTACGGTCATTTCTACCGAAGCTAGAGCTTTCAATAACGATGATCGTGCTGGGTTGGACTTTTGGACTCCAAAT ATCAATCCATTCAAAGATAGTAGATGGGGTCGTGGCCAAGAGACCCCAGGAGAGGACCCATATCACCTTTCCAGTTATGTCGCTGCTTTGATTGAAGGCCTGCAGGGTGATCGCAACGACAAGTACAAGCGATTGGTTGCCACTTGCAAGCACTTTGTGGCATACGACTTGGAGAACTGGAACGGCAATTATCGGTACCAGTTCGATGCGCAGGTCAACCAGCAAGATCTCGTAGAGTACTACATGCCAGCATTCCAGCAGTGTGCCAGAGATTCCAATGTGGGTGCATTCATGTGCAGCTATAACGCTCTGAACGGCGTGCCTACGTGTGCGGACCCTTGGTTACTGCAGACTATTCTTCGCGAGAAGTGGAACTGGACTTCAGAGCAACAGTGGGTCACGTCCGATTGTGACTCAATTCAGAACGTTTACCTTCCACATGAGTATGGATCCTCTCGCGAGGAAGCGGTTGCGTTAAGTCTCAAAGCTGGAACCGATATCGATTGTGGGACATACTACCAAGAGCATTTGCCTGGAGCATACGAGCAAGGCTTGATCAACGTCACGGACTTGGACACCGCCCTGATCCGTCAATACTCCTCCCTCGTACGTCTTGGCTACTTTGATGGTGACGCTGTGCCATACCGGAGCCTAGCCTGGGACGATGTCAACACACCACACGCGCAACAGCTAGCTCACAAAGCCGCCGTGGAAGGCATCACTCTGCTGAAGAACGATGGACTACTGCCACTCCCAATCAGCAACGGCACCAGCATCGCCTTGATCGGACCCTGGGCCAATGCCACAGAGCAAATGCTCGGCAATTACGACGGCATTCCTCCCTACTTCCACTCGCCCCTCTACGCTGCTCAACAAACTGGTGCGACCGTAAACTACGCTGCCGGACCCGGGACACTCGACCCAACGACGAACTCATGGCTCAACGTCTGGGCCGCTGCCAACAAGTCGGATATCATCGTCTTCGCCGGCGGTATCGACAACTCCGTCGAAGCCGAGGAGATGGACCGTGTCACTATCGCTTGGTCCGCACCACAACTTGACATGATCGGACAGCTCGCCACATACGGCAAGCCGGTCATTGTCTTGCAGATGGGAGCCGGACAACTCGACAGTACACCACTCATCAACAATGCCAACGTTTCAGCCCTCCTATGGGGCGGCTACCCAGGTCAAGACGGCGGCGTTGCCCTCTTCGACATCATCACGGGAAAATCAGCACCAGCAGGCCGCCTCCCAACAACTCAATATCCAGCCAGATACACCTCCCAAGTCCCCATGACCGACATGACGCTCCGTCCCAACAGCACCACTGGCTCTCCCGGCCGAACCTACATGTGGTACAACGAAGTCCCCGTCTTCGAATTCGGCTACGGTCTCCACTACACCAACTTCACCGCCAGTATCGAAACCCCATCATCACCATCTTCCTACTCCTACTCCAACTCCAACTCCAACTCCGCATCATCCGCGTCCTACGACATCTCAACCCTAACAACAACCTGCACAACCCCCTACCCAGACCTCTGCCCCTTCACCACCTTCCCCATAACCATCACAAACACCGGCACCACCGAATCCGACTACGTTGCTCTCGGCTTCCTCGCCGGCACCCACGGTCCCGCTCCGCGTCCCAACAAGCGTCTAGTGTCCTACCAGCGACTCCACAACCTCACCGCTGGCGAGTCTCAGACGGCACATTTGAACTTGACGCTGGGGAGTCTTGCGAGAGTTGATGAGATGGGGAATAAGGTGTTGTATCCGGGGGAGTATGCGTTGCTGGTGGATACGCAGCCGCTCGCGATGGTGAATTTCACGTTGGGCGGTGAGGAGAAGGTGTTGGATGAGTGGCCGCAGCCGCCGGCGGATAGGGTTAAGTTTCCGAGGGCGAAGGATCAGTACTTTGTGGGTGGGTATGGGAGTGAGCAGGTCTTGGAGTAA